The following coding sequences lie in one Thermoplasmata archaeon genomic window:
- a CDS encoding VOC family protein, whose translation MSDLWLGDVGIRVTNLAKSLEFYTKVLGLQEIDRGGDDEGRYVLLKDARSGQRLELNWYAETSPFAGRYVSGEALDHLEVRVKSVPAILERLRTLGIEPATKKLWVNRRAVEKLRSDAHMSQVMGRDVWTLKNGHRIVYIQAPDGIFLCLYDHPEEAWDGPIPDRY comes from the coding sequence ATGTCCGACCTCTGGCTCGGCGACGTGGGCATCCGGGTCACGAACCTCGCGAAGTCCCTCGAGTTCTACACGAAGGTGCTCGGGCTCCAGGAAATCGACCGGGGCGGGGACGACGAGGGCCGATACGTCCTGCTCAAGGACGCCCGGTCGGGACAGCGCCTCGAGCTGAACTGGTACGCGGAGACCAGCCCCTTCGCCGGGAGATACGTCTCGGGAGAAGCGCTGGACCACTTAGAGGTCCGCGTGAAGAGCGTGCCCGCGATCCTCGAGCGCCTCCGGACCCTCGGAATCGAGCCCGCGACGAAGAAGCTCTGGGTGAATCGCAGGGCCGTGGAGAAGCTCCGCTCGGATGCGCACATGAGCCAAGTCATGGGCCGGGATGTCTGGACCCTCAAGAACGGCCACCGGATCGTGTACATCCAGGCTCCGGACGGGATCTTCCTCTGCCTGTACGACCATCCCGAGGAGGCATGGGACGGCCCGATCCCGGACCGCTACTGA
- a CDS encoding GyrI-like domain-containing protein — AKWAKAKALRTGKWFFSEDTEGKRYRFDVAIEVKGSVKGDGKVRVRTFPASPIATVSFNPDVVSPRVVYHGLSDWLRWRKKDKTIKRDRIWREVYSGNPWTDAKAWSHTEIQVLVSK, encoded by the coding sequence CGCGAAGTGGGCGAAGGCCAAGGCCCTGAGGACCGGCAAGTGGTTCTTCTCCGAGGACACGGAAGGCAAGCGCTACCGCTTCGACGTGGCAATCGAGGTCAAGGGCTCCGTGAAGGGCGACGGGAAGGTGCGCGTCCGCACGTTCCCCGCGTCGCCCATCGCCACGGTCTCGTTCAACCCCGACGTGGTCTCCCCGCGCGTGGTGTACCACGGCCTCAGCGACTGGCTGCGGTGGCGGAAGAAGGACAAGACGATCAAGCGGGACCGGATCTGGCGCGAGGTCTACTCGGGCAACCCGTGGACCGACGCGAAGGCGTGGAGCCACACGGAAATCCAGGTCCTCGTTTCCAAGTGA
- a CDS encoding GNAT family N-acetyltransferase, with protein MAAYKGVAAIRDVQPSFDARDEDLRKRDRVGRESRPVTKRLAVRVRLAGRGDVSEIVRVHNASIDASEDLGFGTPREAHTFANVGRLSAAWRAPNVVQKEQVFAAELDGRVVGYVTVEDREEDLELVNVDVARDLQGRGIGTALVRFVEDRAKALGRRGVTLGTSRNAAGVPWKSLPWWKHLGYRITHEEENDWTRSIGPGVREIRMRKDLG; from the coding sequence GTGGCCGCGTACAAAGGCGTTGCGGCGATTCGTGACGTCCAACCGTCCTTCGACGCCCGGGACGAGGATCTGCGAAAGCGGGATAGGGTCGGGCGCGAATCCCGACCCGTGACGAAACGCCTCGCGGTCCGCGTCCGGCTCGCTGGTCGCGGGGACGTCTCGGAAATCGTGCGCGTGCACAACGCCTCGATCGACGCGTCCGAGGACCTCGGATTCGGGACGCCTCGGGAAGCCCACACGTTCGCCAATGTCGGTCGGCTCTCGGCCGCCTGGCGCGCGCCGAACGTCGTACAGAAGGAACAGGTGTTCGCAGCGGAGCTGGATGGGCGCGTCGTCGGGTATGTGACCGTCGAGGACCGCGAGGAGGATCTCGAACTCGTGAACGTCGACGTGGCAAGGGACTTGCAGGGCCGCGGCATCGGCACGGCCCTTGTGCGATTCGTTGAAGATCGCGCGAAGGCCTTGGGTCGCCGGGGCGTGACCCTCGGGACAAGCCGGAATGCAGCCGGGGTCCCTTGGAAATCGCTCCCCTGGTGGAAGCACCTCGGATATCGCATCACGCACGAAGAGGAGAACGACTGGACGCGTTCCATCGGACCCGGCGTCCGCGAAATCCGGATGCGGAAGGACCTGGGCTAG